Sequence from the Cololabis saira isolate AMF1-May2022 chromosome 9, fColSai1.1, whole genome shotgun sequence genome:
acaagatttttttgcttgtaatgagaagataaatcttgttccactggcagatttttctacttatttcaagtgaaaatttacttgaaacaggtaaaaattgtcaaataagttatttttctggtgatgactcttgttttaagtgtaatgagattttttttaactaaaaattagacattttaactagaaataagacaaatattcctggtaagattttgagtttttgcagtgagcgagactgcatttgaaaaagttccaattttcttgagcacacagataagctacatatcagacttctgtgatgagtatctGTGatgacgtgttgattgatactctagttaagttctgtgactcgtaaccttgccataccttagcttccactgaattgacgccactgcctcaggggtctgggagcttcataggaactaacagatcaaccatgtattttggtccaagaccattcagtccTTTGTAGCAGCaccagtaagattttaaactctatcctttgactcactggaagccagtgttgcaatttcatgaccggtgtaatgtggtccagtttcctggtgtttgtaaggactctggcaacagcgttctggatcagctgcagttgcctgatagatttcttgttaaggcctgtaaagatgccattgcaataatccagcccactaaaatgaatgcatgaatatgtttttccatatcttgtttagacagaaaccccttaatgcaatgtttttcaggtggtaataggcagatttagtgataaactttatgaagttcaggtctgagtcaataattagtTATATGAAAGTTGAGTCGCTTTTCAAGCAAAATTGATCTACACCTTTTTTTAcggtttgtatttatttatttgtttgtcttAACAGGGAGAACTTATATAGCCTGTACATTTAAGCTCCTCAGACGGtcaccagcagctgctgcaatGGAAACATTTATTCAAGGACAGAATAAACGCTTGTCCTCAAATGATCTCCGAAGAAGTCCAAGGAAGAAGATTAAAACGGACAAAGATGAGAGGATaaaggaggaagatgaggaccCAGCTTTAGGAGAGTTCTCCCATCCTGTCCCTTGGCAAAAAATTGAGGCGGAGGGTTTAGACTGTGATTACGCATTGCTATTTCCAAAAGAGGAAGCTGATAACCTGTTTCAACTCTTAGAAGAAGAAGTGGTGTACTCAACAGGTACAACATcaatgtgtgttttgttttttaagtctTATGACAGGAAGTGAACAACTGCTGTTATTCTTCTAGGAGAAGAGGCAAAGGTCCAGGTGTTTGGAAAGGTATATAATATACCCAGAAAGCAGGCAACATGTGGAGACGCAGGTCTACAGTACACTTACTCTGGAGTGACACGTTTAGCCTGTCCATGGACTCCAACGTTGAAATACATTCGAGATGCAGTCACAAAAACGACAGGCCAGACATTCAACTTCGTCTTGATCAACAGGTGACAAAGGACTAACGTCAAAAATAGGGGTCAAAGGTTGAGATGCTCAAAGTGTCCTCATCTCCACCAGGTACAAAGACGGGCAGGATCACATGGGAGAGCATCGGGATGACGAGAAGGAGCTGGACCCCTCCTGTCCCATCGCTTCTGTCTCTTTGGGAGCAGCGCGGGACTTCATCTTCAGACACAGAGACGCTCGAGGGAAACAGAGTAGCCGGCAGATTGGACCCGTGAAGCTGGAACTGGCCACTGGCAGCCTCCTCCTCATGAACCCACCAACCAACACCTTCTGGTACCACAGCCTTCCTGTTCGGAAGAAGGTCCTTTTGCCACGAATTAATCTCACTTTCAGACGTATCTTACTGGATAGCAAGAAATGCAAACCATTGTAAAGCTTTTGTAAATTATTTACTTGTCAACTGGCAAGGTGGAGCCTCGGTGTCGGTGTTAAAATAATGCACTGTGGGGATTCATTAACAGACCTTCAAACTCATCTCCAAAATCAGACAGGTTGAAATTTGCACCCaacaaaaccattaaaaaatatataattatctGTGGCTTGCAAGGTTTAGAAAAAGCTGGACGGTGGGCTTGTttaagaagtttttttttcaatttaagaACAATTGCTGTTGTAAATGATCTTGCTTTAATAAATACATCTCTTAAATAAAGTGTTTAATACCCAAAAACAATATCTCTCAAAGACTGTACACAAATACAATCTCCCATGAAAATACATTAGTGCAAACATCAGACCACACCATTGATTTCAGATGGCTGTTAACAGTAAATATTCAACATGACTTACTCAAATACTTGGACACAGTCCAGCTTTAGCGGATATCGCTAATATTCTGTTGAACCTAGGAACCAAGTCAAATTACACTGGTGGGTTATATTTTAAGGAGGGTTCCCTGCTGGACACTAACATTAGTGATAGTTCTAGCACTGACGGTTTCACTTGTTAAAAATCTCAAGCATTAAACAACATGGCACTTTAACCTCAACCATGCAGCTGTGCAACTCATGACAGTGTAAAGATGATCAGAAAGTGTAAATTATAGCATTAGAGCTTGTGTACATTACCTGGAATGATTTGACAAATATGACAACCCAGAGTTGAGAACTACCTATCTGACGTTCATATGTTAAAATAATTTCTAAACAGAATCGCTATGTCTTTAGCCTTTTTTGTGTCTGTAATTTACCGGCTAATAACAGTAAAAATCTTCAAAATCTTTCTAATGTAGCTCCTTACATTACAGTATAACAATGCTACAGAGCTGAGTCAACAGCACCACAGAAAAACATCATCAGCCAACATGAACAGTAGAAAGAGGGCTGTTATCTTAGTACAATGTTGTCAAGCACTCATGTTTCCTTGTCTTAACATAAGCTAGAATATCACGAGTCACAGGACTTGTTGCatgagtttaaaaagaaaaaagactttAGCTTACTTGATCAAAGATGTCTGCCTAAAACCCTGTAGGTCTTGTATCTTTGGGATTAAAAGCCTCCTAATGTTATCAGAGCAGCAGGGAAATGTCCACAACACACCATACTACCACAAGACACTGTGATCCATAATGCAAAACTATTTAATAACTCTGGGAtggctcttttttctcttgtctgCTTGGAAAAAGCCACCAAATGGTAACCGTGTTATGACTCCCATGCCAGGTGTGATAGTATGACTGGAAATGCACAAGTCAGTCAGACTGCAGGGTTTTGGTCACTCCTCTGACCGTGGACTGACGCCAGCCGTTCGCACTCTCTCGTAGAAAAGCATGTAGGCATTAGATGATAGCACCTCGTGCAGACTGGCTTTCCGCACCGAGTCATCAGACACCCAAAGCCACTGTGAACTGAGGGCTGACGGGCTGCGAGGCGATGAAGGACAGCGACGGTATGTGACGAAATGTCCTGAGTGCATGTCGCCATGATGAACCAGCACAGCCATGAGCTGGAAAAGGTACTCTGCAGAactggaagaaaaataaaaaacataataaacaaCCCGTAACCCTGCACTTCGTTTACTCACAGTAGATTatgaatgtttattttattctttctaAACATAATGTATTAGTTACAATTGACTGTATGATGATGTATTAGACcatgtatttaattattaatatataCACTGACCCCCTTTGGGACgttctgtgtgttttttttttaatgttaacattacgaaacattttaaaaacattacaCAACTTTTCAAGTTCTTCTTGCATCTGTCCCAGCTTCTCATTCTGCATGTTTTTGCATACAGGGTTTAAACAATGTGCACATCACTGCGTTTGTCTTCATTCATATTTCAAACGACATTCCAACATTTTTTGAAGCAGGGCTGTGTGTCACAAAAATAATACGATTACTCTGTATATGACGAGTAAGTCTTGAGTGGCTTTAAGAGGACACATTACTCTTTAGATTGCTGGTCACCTTTAGTTATTACATTTACCGGTAACCAAACGCCATCAGTTTAGTTAAAAGGAAGCATCAAAATAGGATCATTTTAACACTGAACATCTTGATATGGAGGTTTTTTCTACTGTTGTACCTCCATAATTTGCTGCTGTTGAGTTTACCTGTAGTCATAAGTGAGGCCGAGCTGTGAGTTCACACCAGGAGAGTGAAGAAATAAAGAAGAGCATGTTCCATTAGAAAGaggtttgttgttgttatgATGTTCCGCATCTGGAAAAGACAGCACGACTGTGTGATGACAAAGCAAAAATGAATATGAAGCAAACAGACATTCCCCATGTAATGAATCTAACTCACCTGTCTCATTAGCTGTGGGCTTCTCTGCAGAATCATCTAAATTGTGTGCCGTTATGGCTTTGGGAGTACATTTGATCCTCCGACTCCTCTGTGCAGTGCTGTTGTGTTTATACCGGTCCATCGATAGATACTCTGAGAACTGAACATGTTCCTGTCGTTTGATGGGGGTTCCTTCACTGGACCATGTCAGTCTTTGTAAATGGATACAAAGGCACTGGGGGAGCTAACAGAAACAACAAACacattgtaaataaaaaaaaaaaaaacagaaaaagaaaaaagctttaGCTGTGGAAACATTTTCTAACAGGCCAATAAAATATGATGCTCTTCATACTTTACTAGTTTTAAGTGATGTGATGAATGCAGTCACCTTTCCAAGTTTTAACTGTTTAACAAATGTCGTCCTCTGGCTTTCTAGAGCTTGACCGTTTATTGCTATGCTTTGATGATGCTGAAGagaaataatgaaaatgaaaatgaaaatcagTGCAACAAATGTCAAgttaagaaaaaacaaccaccacaaaaaaaaaaaaaaacaaggtctAAGAGACACCatatcacatacataaactGCCAGCTAGTTTCCAATAACACAACTTATTAGCAATATCACAACACTGCTGTGACTGTACCTTGGTGCAGTTTCCACACTCCACTTCTTTGATGGTTTCTGAGGAAATAAAATGCTGCAGACACTGATCTAGAGAGATAGGGCGACCCTGAGAACAAACATGGGTTCAATTAGAAATAAAACCAACCAATGACCAGTGATACTATAAAAATGTGCATGTGTTGCTGACATTTTTGCTTACCCACTGAGGTAGAGGTATGGACAAGGATAGGCTCTCAAATGAATCGTATCGCACAGGACTCtacaaaaaaacccacacagaGTTGATCATTTCTAGAAAAGAATAACTAACATGCTATTTACTCATTTGCCCTTAAaacaaactcactcttatttcACAACGCTTGCATGACATGTTGCTAGTTAAACGACCATGAAAAGGATGCTGAAATTTCCAAGGGCCTGgcattggatgaagaggagctgCAGAAATGAATACATGTGAAAAAGAATTCTCAGGTTTTCTCATGTAGGATCTGATTTTTGTCTCCTTACCTCTACTTATGCAGGTCATTGATTTTTCATCTTGATGAGCAAGAGTCTGGTAATAACATAAACAAACAGAGTTTAAGTACAAGTGCATTTATGATGCTTCAACAGGCTAAAACAGTGCAAAATCTCCAACCTGTACATGTGGAACTGCAGAGTCCATGGTAAATGGTGTAAGATGCAAGAGATAAAAGTGTGCATTTGCAGGTGGTAACTTGCCTCAAGGGACTGCATATCAAACAAATGAGTGACTTTGGGCTGACAATCTCGCTCCTCCTCCAGAGAGGACGTGAGGACGTGGAAAAGTTCATGTGCATCCTTCAAAAGGGAGGGATTGATTTTGTTAAAACTGCACCATATACACATTACAttgtttttagaaatatattcaaAACAGCTTATATTTCTAACAAACCTGCTCTTCAAATGAGCTGATGTGCCAACGATAAAGTCTGAGAACATCCAGGACGCATCCAGCATCAAGAACATCTTCCTCTCCTGGCTCTTCACTGGACAAAGCTGTCAGGATAAAAATAGTGTAAAAAATGAATGTATGACATGTTCTTTACATTTGAGTTACTTATATAACAGACTTGGTTAACAAACCTCTAAGAAGCTGCAGCAATGTGGTGGACAGCTGGTTGTCTTTGCATGACTGAATTGTGGGCAGACGTGAAAACTTTTCCAGCCACCTGATGAAGGACGGACATGCTGCCAAGCCCTGAAGCAAAGAGTTCAAGAAGCAGGTGTTGCCCAAATTTAACAGGCCAGGAACCATACCTGTGAAGACATGCAAGTAATTGCAAATTACTGCAATGTAACATGTGTCTTACATCTGTACTGTAGACCAATTCTTACctctcttccttttctttctttcagtgaTTGGGCCCCACAACACGTACACTCCAGCGGCAACCGCAGCAGCGATCCCTCCAATAACACTCCAGTTTTTTATCATCTTGTGCCTGGAGAAAGAAAAACGACATCCAATATTAAgaattttcacgcaattatctgtactttttactccttacattttaaaaacagcctcattactctatttcatttcggcctttaaaaaaactatccaattaaattgctccatccggatagagtgaatttggttggttgtttcagatgttcttgtccagttttgttcttacatccgttccctcagattcctgcaactaaacttggatgtacattccaataaaggttaggataaatgataacatgcctctgaagtttgactttttgcaccattacaatacttataggcaactagtcatcatatctcctgctctctgaaacacatgttaatgctcaatagtacacatatatggttctttaatatatttgcattatactaagatgaattcattttcaatggcttttgtccttaatggctttttccccccttacattacttttacttttatactttaagtagttttgaaaccagtacttttctacttttacttgagtaaacaacttgagttgatacttcaacttctacaggagtatttttaaactctagtatctatacttctacccgaataatgaatgtgaatacttttgacagctCTGGTGTTAATGATACTACAATGAATGTTTTGTTTATTCCATCTGCTCaagataataacaacaacactcATCCTTTAAATGTCAGAAGAAATAtgtgtataaatataaatgtgcaGGCTGTTTTATGTAACTAACTAGTGCTAGAGAGAATGTATCTGTATTTGCGGAAGTGTGAGTACAGGGAACCTACACGGGTCTAAAAACATCCTTAACCCGTACTACAAAACAGCAGACTGTAATGCAAATGAAGCAGATTAAGAAGATATGTTATGTTGATTTGTCTGTGACAAAAGCAGCACGAACACTCAGATATTTTAGTACCTTATAGTGTGTAAATGGTAAAAGCGAGCCGAGCTAGCCATTAGCGTGTGAGCTAACTCACCGACAGCTGGTATAGACTAGGCTGCTAAGCAGAGTTCATTGAAGCCACACATACATGAATATGACGCCTCCACGAAACAAAAGCATGCCGTCTCATTACCGACACCGGGAGCATTAAACCTGACTGCTGCGTGTTCGCTGCGATCAATGGCTTTAAAGTTCAGCCACGGCCCCGTGACCCGCACTTCTGCTCCCACTAAACACTAAACCACAGTCCTTCTGTGTCAGGGAGAAAGGTTTTACCTAATTACGGATCCTGCGCCAAGGAACTCCACAACGAGCTTATCGGAGCTTTTGGCTCTGTACCATAACATCCTTTCTGTGGCATGGGAACTCTCGCCTCGGAGAGCTCGTTTCCACACGGACCTGCGGAAGAGCGCAGTCGGGTGTCACTCTGTTTACACTCCGACTGTCAGAGGTTTgttgactgtctcagaaaattagaatattgtgataaagttctttattttctgtaatgcaattaaaaaaacaaaaatgtcctacattctggattcattccaaatcaactgaaatgttacaagccttttattattgtaatattgctgattatggcttacagtttaagataaaatccccagaatattctaattttttgagataggatatttgagtttccttaagctgtaagccatgatcagcaatattaaaataataaaaggtttgcaatatttcagttcatttgtaatgaatccagaatgtatgacatttttgtttttgtaattgcattacagaaaaacacaatattctaattttctgagacagtcctgtatgtttgttacacacacacacacacacacacacacacacacacacacacacacacacacacacacacacacacacacacacacacacacacacacacacacacacacacacacacagtagtgGTAGAATTATGCATGTCGCATGAGGCTGCAAAATATGAAGCATGATACACTAACAGTAGttgcattttcaaaaatacttgtTATCCTTCACTGTATTCATAGCAATAAAATCTTAAACAAAAATATCACTGTTTATCTTTAGACTGACTAAAGatagcttgtgtgtgtgtgtggtttgtgGATCTAAATAATAACACATACTTTTTCTATAACCACTCTGTTTTTTCGGAGTCAGAATTAAATCTACATTAGCGTCTGCTTTTATACAGATTGCTCAACATTTCATCAACTCAACTGCCTTTTTgctactatttaaatctgggcacagtgagcgaaataaagagtcaaattccctgtctgagatgttcaaacttggccaataaagctgattctgattctgattttataattaaaaatacagtaaaaaattACAATTAGTTGAGATTCTACATGGCAGGAGAAAACGGAAGACTGGATATTTCTCATTCAatgtcaattcaatttaatttaatttatatagcatctattacaagaGCCAGGCAAGAGTGCACAGAACTGTCAAATATCTTGATATGGTATATCTATTTGACCACAATACTAGCAattcataacattgttttgttttgttttgtttgtttattttggtcatccaaaaaacaatgttattacatcgGTGCAACCATCATCATACAGCACACATGGGGAAAACAGCAAAACCAGAGAGGCACTACAGAGATGGCTCAAATAGAtctgaccaaaaaaggtgtaggctgaagcatgaGCTTATGATGCCTACCCTATTATCATACAATCAATACTAGACAATGTTTATAAAGAGGTGCAGGAAAAAAAGTTAATGATTGcacaaaaactaagacaaataaacaaacagtttGGGCTATCAAAGTATAAATATACATGTAGTGGGATGTTAATACAAATTTGCATCCATGTTTTTATAGTATCAGTACTGTATACATTAACTGTATAGCAATGTATAGCAATGTATGAATGTGTTTACCCATACATGCACAACCACAAACATACTGTCATGCACACAGACAGTACATATATTCACACATTCAGACACTACACACTCACACTCTCTTGTATTCATAACATTAAACcacatttagtttagtttacagtttatttacaaataattaaataaaaaaacacaaatacagataataatcaatcgaggtttgtaaaatgggactccccagaagctactgtagcttatgaataggggcccagtcacacagcagaacaactataaattacacatataatacatatacatacagtataataaccttataacctaaataagaaaaagaaacacacaaaaaaacaaaaaaaaccctgagacctcctcagatttcctagatacaaatatattcttataaaaataatacatcaggtattgtaatttaataacaattttagttttagtctttaaaaaaaaaacattacagagAGTTTAATGTTCTTGGGCTTTTACATAAACGTATGGCAATctatacactttttttttcgtcATCTGGACAAACCTTTAAGGGAGCGTATGAAGTGAAACGCTGCTGTCTGATACTCATCACGTCTAATAAACTGTCTCTTCGGGACTGTtgataaaggctgatttatggttccgcgttacaccaacgccttaccctccggcgtaggctctgcgtcgatttaacgcaggaccataaatcaggcttgagcTCATCCTGGTGTCTCTGCTGAGCGTGGCGGAGCCGCCTGTGATTGGCtgtcaggaccaggaccatgtCGCTGTCCTCGGTGCTGAAACCGCTGCTTACGAGAATGTAAACGGCGATGAGGCCAAACAACACTACAGCCAATAAATCCCAAAATGGACGATGATCTTTTCCAGCTGAGACAACTTCCGTGAGTAACCAACAGCCTGTATGTAGATGCCTTTTTTTAGGTTGAAATAATCTAATCTCCAACCGTGACACCATGTTTGTCCGTCGTCGCCCTCTGACTGCTTCATGTTTATTTCATTCGCTTGCCTGACCATAAATAACCCGacgttaaacaaaaaaaaaaacagcattcatttaaaaacatgcatcccGACATGGTGCTTTATTTATGAATCATTAATATATCAGGGCACCCCCTGGCTTTTCCGACGTGCCGTTTGTTTACTGTCGTTCCCCCATAAACCTTCATTTATTCACAGGAGATAGTTTTGTTGTGATTTCAAAGCTGATTAAGTTTCCCATCTTAACTTGTTCTTATGCTGTCATGACTCAGTACATTTCATGATTTATTTAAACCTCCCTGCACATAGCTCAATTATGCTTAAAGCTGGGCCGTGAACTAGCCTTAGATAATTTTTTAAAGACACACCAAAAACAGAGCCAGTCTTCaactaaaaaaatacataaaatcttgctcaaatatttaaaaaattcagTACTACATTTAGAAGTAAACGtcttttaaatacatgtatacaGGACATGCATAGATATGTCAAGGACTTTTACACCAGGTTATTGCTATAATATTCTGCTATACGCATTCTGAAGGAGATTAAAATGGCAAACATATCTACATAGACATCCTGTAAAGTCATCTTTAGCACTGATCCTTCACATTGCAAAGAGGCTATGTTATGTAATTACTGTGATTAAGACATCATTGGCACACTTCCCTTTCTCTGTAAGTGTTTCATCCTGAACAAACCACCAATTATGTGCACGTGGGAGAAGATTATAAGCCACCTTCCATTTCTAGAAAAACATGTGTCCGGGTATTTAGTCTTTATAAAACTGCCAGGCAAGAGTGCACAGAACTGTCAAATATCTTGATATGGTATATCTATTCAACCACAATACCAGCAAATCATAACATTTAATTACAGAGAGTCATGGGCTTTTACCTAAGCGTATGACAATCTAtacatatttcttttttgtagtGTTGTCCGCTTCCGGCGTACAGGTGAGAGTACACGCTCTGAGGAAGATACCGAGAACAGAGAACAAAATGCCCGGACAGCAGAGCAGGGTGATCTTGAGTCTGTGGCCCTTACAGAAGGAGCCCCAGTGCCTCGAGAGTTTGCTAATCCAACTGATGGTATAGTATGGCGGGACTCAATGTTCTTATATTTGTCTTATGCATTCCTATTTTACCCATGACCCTCaacattttcatctttttcattCTCTTAGACACATTCATGGTAGAAGATGCTGTGGAAGCCATAGGCTTTGGGACATTTCAGTGGAAACTCTCCATCCTCACTGGTCTATCCTGGGTGAGTACTGTGCAGAGACCAAACAAGCAAAATACAAAGTATATGTCCTTTTCACAATAATTCAGTGAGGTTTGCTTTTTGCTCAGATGGCCGATGCCATGGAGATGATGATCCTCAGCATCTTAGCCCCACAGCTCCACTGTGAATGGAGACTGCCAAGCCTCGAGGTGGCACTTCTCACATCGGTAATGCCTCTCTAATGTCTGTGCAGTTTTCCTGTTTTCAATGCCCCATCTCTGTCCTCTTAGTTTTAATGAAGGTCATATAGATAATTTCAAAATAAGTATGTATGTAAAGCGAGGATGACAATTTCAGAAGTTAGCCCGTTCCACACCTACTGCAGGGAAGCAGATTGGCATTGAAAATAGGCTGGAGCTTAACGGGTTAGGGACCTCGACAAATTTTGTGTTGGCAGTGGGTTGTAAATTGTTCTCCAAATGAAATGTTCCTGGAGCAATCCTCATGTCATGTGCCGAAGTGTCTCTGGACATGAAACTGAACCCCACATGGTCCACATTGCCCCAGCCCTCCACAATGTCATTCCAAGACTTGATAAAGGGGAGTGTTGTGTCAGGATGGGCATCTGATGTAAAACCTGTATCAAATCAATATGGTGAACACAATAATGATTCACTGTTATAACTCATAAGGGGGGGATTTTAATGTCATTAGATACATGCTGCTTGATTTATTTCAAACCAATACAATTCTCTGCCTTGACAATATGCACAAGAAGTTCTGCTTAAGATCATCTACATGTGATAACTTCCTTACCCAGATACATGTTTAAAATGCTGCAATGTTCCCAACCCCACTGGCAGTTAttgctattttttcttttaaaggcaGTGTTCATTGGGATGATGATCAGCTCCTCCCTTTGGGGAAACATATCTGATAGATATGGCAGAAAGACGGTGAGTTCTGAAAATCCCATTACAGTAGCTAGAACCTTTCAGAGTTTCTAACTGTGGTCTTTGATAAGTTTACACAACAGGACTGTTATTCATGATATCGTGTAAGGACATGTAGGATATGAAAGAAAATGTTGGATCACGGTTCTATTTTGATTTGCACACACAGGGATTGAAAATGAGCGTATTGTGGACAATGTTCTATGGCCTCATGAGTGCATTTGCACCCGTTTATGGGTGGATCCTCGTCCTTCGTGCACTGGTGGGCTTTGGCATTGGAGGGGCACCACAGTCGTGAGTACCTCTCTTTCATCCTACTCAAATAAGCAGTCATATGGATTTACACTGACGTTCTTCCTTTCATAATAGGGTGACCCTGTATGCTGAGTTTCTGCCCATGAGGTCCAGAGCAACATGCATCTTGCTCATTGAGGTATGAGTTACCTCGTATtggtatttcattttataataatcCTTAGgcataaattatttattttttattattttgcttttaTAACTTCTGTTTGCTAATGTTGTAGATATTTTGGGCTCTGGGTACTGTGTTTGAAGTACTCTTAGCAATCCTGGTGATGCCCACTCTGGGCTGGCGGTGGCTGCTGGGACTTTCCACCATCCCTCTCTTCATCTTTGCCATTCTGTGTTTTGTAAGTATAATGGTCTTCATTCAAAGCattagagcttttttttttttttttttaattaccacTTCACATGCATGTTTTGGGGGTGTGTGGTCACAGTGGCTTCCAGAGAGTGCCCGATATGATGTGCT
This genomic interval carries:
- the alkbh2 gene encoding DNA oxidative demethylase ALKBH2, whose protein sequence is METFIQGQNKRLSSNDLRRSPRKKIKTDKDERIKEEDEDPALGEFSHPVPWQKIEAEGLDCDYALLFPKEEADNLFQLLEEEVVYSTGEEAKVQVFGKVYNIPRKQATCGDAGLQYTYSGVTRLACPWTPTLKYIRDAVTKTTGQTFNFVLINRYKDGQDHMGEHRDDEKELDPSCPIASVSLGAARDFIFRHRDARGKQSSRQIGPVKLELATGSLLLMNPPTNTFWYHSLPVRKKVLLPRINLTFRRILLDSKKCKPL
- the usp30 gene encoding ubiquitin carboxyl-terminal hydrolase 30 isoform X1 — translated: MLWYRAKSSDKLVVEFLGAGSVIRHKMIKNWSVIGGIAAAVAAGVYVLWGPITERKKRKRGMVPGLLNLGNTCFLNSLLQGLAACPSFIRWLEKFSRLPTIQSCKDNQLSTTLLQLLRALSSEEPGEEDVLDAGCVLDVLRLYRWHISSFEEQDAHELFHVLTSSLEEERDCQPKVTHLFDMQSLETLAHQDEKSMTCISRAPLHPMPGPWKFQHPFHGRLTSNMSCKRCEIRSPVRYDSFESLSLSIPLPQWGRPISLDQCLQHFISSETIKEVECGNCTKHHQSIAINGQALESQRTTFVKQLKLGKLPQCLCIHLQRLTWSSEGTPIKRQEHVQFSEYLSMDRYKHNSTAQRSRRIKCTPKAITAHNLDDSAEKPTANETDAEHHNNNKPLSNGTCSSLFLHSPGVNSQLGLTYDYSSAEYLFQLMAVLVHHGDMHSGHFVTYRRCPSSPRSPSALSSQWLWVSDDSVRKASLHEVLSSNAYMLFYERVRTAGVSPRSEE
- the usp30 gene encoding ubiquitin carboxyl-terminal hydrolase 30 isoform X2 produces the protein MIKNWSVIGGIAAAVAAGVYVLWGPITERKKRKRGMVPGLLNLGNTCFLNSLLQGLAACPSFIRWLEKFSRLPTIQSCKDNQLSTTLLQLLRALSSEEPGEEDVLDAGCVLDVLRLYRWHISSFEEQDAHELFHVLTSSLEEERDCQPKVTHLFDMQSLETLAHQDEKSMTCISRAPLHPMPGPWKFQHPFHGRLTSNMSCKRCEIRSPVRYDSFESLSLSIPLPQWGRPISLDQCLQHFISSETIKEVECGNCTKHHQSIAINGQALESQRTTFVKQLKLGKLPQCLCIHLQRLTWSSEGTPIKRQEHVQFSEYLSMDRYKHNSTAQRSRRIKCTPKAITAHNLDDSAEKPTANETDAEHHNNNKPLSNGTCSSLFLHSPGVNSQLGLTYDYSSAEYLFQLMAVLVHHGDMHSGHFVTYRRCPSSPRSPSALSSQWLWVSDDSVRKASLHEVLSSNAYMLFYERVRTAGVSPRSEE